The Tolypothrix sp. PCC 7712 region GGGTTTAGTATGAATGAGGTATTCGTTACAACCTTCATACTGCGGCCCACCGAAATCTTCAGCCGTCAGGTTTTGGGTTTGCAGATTAGTACCCATTGCACCATCAAAGACAATCACCGGCGCATCTGGACTATGCAAGCGTTCAAGAAAAGACTGAGTAATATTTGCCATGCGGAAATTAATTAGTCCTGTATTATTTAGACCTAACTTAATTATTTTCTAAAATTTACAAATTTTCGGCAGGCTGGAATAAAATCAGACTTTGTTGGGCATGGGGCATGGCGCATGGGGCATTGGGCATGATAATAGGTAATAGGTAATGGGTAATAGGTAATTGGATTTGTCATCTCCCCAGTCCCCAGTCCCCAGTCCCCAGTCCCTAATCCCCAGTCCCCAATCCCCAGTCCCCAATCCCCAGTCCCCAGTCCCTAATTCTCCTCATACTGCGATCGCTCCCGTATCCAATCTAATAAAATCGGATTGACTAATTCTGGTGCTTCGTCTTGGGGACAATGTCCTACGCCTTCGAGGGGAATGAACTTTTGAACTTGGGGGTAGTTGGCTAATTCTCTACCTAAAGCTATTGGTTCCCAAGGGTCGGCTGTTCCCCAAATCATAATTGCTGGACAGGGTAGTACAGGTAAAAGGTCTTCTGGTAAGGGGCCTGTAGAATAACTGGTAAAAGCTAAAAATACTGCTACTGCACCCGGATCTCTGGCGGGTGCGGTTAAAATATCTACTAACTCGTCTGTTACCGCCTCAGAGTTAGCGTAGGCTTGTAAGAGAATTTTCCTGACGGTTTTTGGTTGAGCAACTTGATTAAAAAAGAATTCGCCAATTGGTTTGATAGATAATAAGCGCTGAAGCAAGGGTGCGCCAACACGACGCGACCAAGGTAAAGTTGCCCGTTTGCGATCGTGTAATAATCTCAATGAGCAGTTGAGCAATGCTACCCCTAGGGCTATTTCTGGGTTGCTAACTGCTGCTTGCATAGCCACAATACAGCCAATAGAATTTCCTACCAAAAACGCGGGCCCACCTACCACCTCGCGACAAAAATCTGCTACTTGCTGTCCCCAATTTTCCAGAGTATAAGCAATTTTTTCACCTGGTTTGGGTTTAGCGGAACCACCAAAGCCAATTAAATCAATGGCATAAACACGGCAATTTGCAGCTAATACGGGAATATTGTGCCGCCAGTGCCACCAAGAGGCTCCAAAGCCATGTATCATCACAACTGCTGGCCCAGCACTTCCTTGAGTTTGATAGGAAATGGAGAATTCTTGCCAAATCCAAGTTTTAGTTGCGGTAAATCCATTGATAGAAGTCTTCATGAGCAGTTTGTGAAATAGAACTTACTAAATGCTG contains the following coding sequences:
- a CDS encoding alpha/beta fold hydrolase; the encoded protein is MKTSINGFTATKTWIWQEFSISYQTQGSAGPAVVMIHGFGASWWHWRHNIPVLAANCRVYAIDLIGFGGSAKPKPGEKIAYTLENWGQQVADFCREVVGGPAFLVGNSIGCIVAMQAAVSNPEIALGVALLNCSLRLLHDRKRATLPWSRRVGAPLLQRLLSIKPIGEFFFNQVAQPKTVRKILLQAYANSEAVTDELVDILTAPARDPGAVAVFLAFTSYSTGPLPEDLLPVLPCPAIMIWGTADPWEPIALGRELANYPQVQKFIPLEGVGHCPQDEAPELVNPILLDWIRERSQYEEN